In Populus nigra chromosome 1, ddPopNigr1.1, whole genome shotgun sequence, one genomic interval encodes:
- the LOC133706044 gene encoding calcium-transporting ATPase 4, endoplasmic reticulum-type-like, with protein sequence MGKGGEDYGKKEENGIESRKKDDDTFPAWAKDVKECEEKYEVNREVGLSDADVEKRRKIYGYNELEKHEGVSIFKLILDQFNDTLVRILLAAAVISFVLAWYDGDEGGEMEITAFVEPLVIFLILIVNAIVGVWQESNAEKALEALKEIQSEHATVIRDAKKFSSLPAKELVPGDIVELRVGDKVPADMRVLHLISSTLRVEQGSLTGESEAVSKTVKPVAENTDIQGKKCMVFAGTTVVNGNCMCLVMATGMNTEIGKVHSQIHEAAQNEEDTPLKKKLNEFGEVLTVLIGIVCAVVWLINVKYFLTWEYVDGWPKNFKFSFEKCTYYFEIAVALAVAAIPEGLPAVITTCLALGTRKMAQKNALVRKLPSVETLGCTTVICSDKTGTLTTNQMAVSKLVAMGSRVGTLRAFNVEGTTYSPFDGKIEDWPVGRMDSNLQMIAKIAAVCNDADVEQSGNHYVAGGMPTEAALKVMVEKMGFPEGRHNESSLGCGDVLACCQLWNKMEQRIATLEFDRDRKSMGVIVNSISHKKSLLVKGAVENLLDRSTSIQLLDGSVVALDRYSKDLILQSLHEMSTSALRCLGFAYKEDLSEFETYNGDEDHPAHQLLLEPRNYSSIESNLTFVGLAGLRDPPRKEVRQAIEDCRAAGIRVMVITGDNKHTAEAICREIGVFGPYDDISSHSLTGKEFMDRRDKKTHLRHSGGLLISRAEPRHKQEIVRLLKEDGEVVAMTGDGVNDAPALKLADIGIAMGIAGTEVAKEASDMVLADDNFSTIVAAVGEGRAIYNNMKAFIRYMISSNIGEVASIFLTAALGIPEGMIPVQLLWVNLVTDGPPATALGFNPPDGDVMKKPPRRSDDSLINTWILFRYLVIGLYVGIATVGVFIIWYTHHTFMGIDLSGDGHSLVTYSQLANWGQCGSWKDFSVSPFTAGSQVFSFDANPCEYFRSGKIKASTLSLSVLVAIEMFNSLNALSEDCSLLRMPPWVNPWLLLAMSISFGLHALILYVPFLAQVFGIVPLSFNEWLLVLAVAFPVILIDEVLKFVGRCTRGLRRSNSTRHSKHKAE encoded by the exons ATGGGTAAAGGAGGGGAAGATTATGGTAAAAAGGAGGAGAACGGTATCGAATCACGAAAAAAGGATGATGATACCTTCCCTGCTTGGGCTAAGGATGTCAAGGAATGTGAAGAGAAGTACGAAGTAAATCGTGAAGTTGGGTTGTCGGATGCGGATGTTGAGAAGAGGAGAAAGATCTATGGGTACAATGAATTGGAGAAACATGAGGGTGTTTCGATTTTTAAACTGATATTGGATCAATTTAATGACACCTTAGTTAGAATTTTGCTAGCTGCCGCGGTTATATCTTTTGTATTGGCTTGGTATGATGGGGATGAAGGGGGGGAGATGGAGATAACTGCGTTCGTGGAGCCGTTGGTGATTTTCTTGATCTTGATTGTCAATGCGATTGTTGGGGTCTGGCAGGAAAGTAACGCGGAGAAAGCATTGGAGGCTTTGAAGGAAATTCAATCAGAGCATGCCACTGTTATAAGAGATGCAAAGAAGTTCTCCAGCTTGCCTGCGAAGGAACTTGTCCCGGGGGATATTGTGGAGCTGAGAGTGGGTGATAAGGTGCCTGCAGATATGCGGGTTTTGCATTTGATTAGCTCCACACTTAGGGTTGAGCAAGGGTCGTTGACAGGAGAGAGTGAGGCGGTGAGCAAGACTGTTAAGCCTGTTGCAGAAAATACTGATATTCAAGGGAAAAAATGTATGGTTTTTGCAGGGACAACAGTAGTGAATGGGAACTGTATGTGCTTAGTTATGGCGACCGGAATGAATACTGAGATCGGGAAGGTGCATTCCCAGATTCATGAAGCCGCACAGAATGAGGAAGATACcccattgaagaaaaaattaaatgagtttGGAGAAGTTCTAACAGTGTTAATTGGAATTGTTTGTGCCGTAGTTTGGCTTATTAATGTGAAGTACTTCCTCACTTGGGAATATGTTGATGGTTGGccaaagaattttaaattctcATTTGAGAAGTGCACGTACTACTTTGAGATTGCTGTCGCACTGGCAGTGGCTGCTATACCAGAAGGGTTGCCAGCAGTCATCACTACATGTTTGGCACTTGGAACTCGAAAGATGGCTCAAAAGAATGCACTTGTTAGAAAACTGCCTAGTGTTGAGACTCTTGGTTGCACAACTGTCATTTGTTCTGATAAAACTGGTACTCTAACTACTAATCAGATGGCCGTATCAAAGCTTGTGGCTATGGGTTCTAGGGTTGGCACTCTGAGAGCCTTCAACGTGGAAGGGACTACCTATAGCCCTTTTGATGGAAAAATAGAAGATTGGCCTGTGGGTCGAATGGATTCTAACCTTCAAATGATTGCTAAGATTGCTGCTGTTTGCAATGATGCTGACGTGGAGCAATCTGGGAATCATTATGTTGCTGGTGGAATGCCCACGGAGGCTGCCTTAAAG GTTATGGTTGAAAAAATGGGATTTCCTGAAGGGCGTCACAATGAATCATCTTTAGGTTGTGGGGATGTTCTAG CTTGCTGCCAACTTTGGAATAAAATGGAGCAGCGGATTGCAACTCTTGAGTTTGACCGTGATAGAAAATCCATGGGGGTTATTGTGAATTCCATCTCCCACAAAAAATCATTGCTAGTGAAG GGTGCAGTAGAGAACTTATTGGATAGAAGCACATCTATTCAGTTGCTTGACGGCTCTGTTGTAGCATTGGATCGGTATTCCAAGGATCTTATCTTACAAAGCCTTCATGAAATGTCAACAAGTGCATTACGTTGTCTAGGTTTTGCATACAAAGAGGACCTTTCAGAGTTTGAAACATATAATGGTGATGAAGACCACCCAGCTCATCAGCTCTTACTTGAGCCGCGTAATTATTCTTCAATTGAGAGCAATCTCACTTTTGTTGGTTTAGCTGGGCTTAGG GATCCTCCTCGGAAAGAAGTTCGTCAAGCCATTGAGGACTGCAGAGCAGCTGGAATCCGTGTCATGGTCATTACAGGAGACAACAAGCATACAGCAGAAGCCATTTGTCGTGAAATAGGTGTTTTTGGACCTTATGATGATATCAGTTCTCACAGCTTGACTGGCAAAGAGTTTATGGACCGTCgtgataaaaaaactcatttaagaCATAGTGGAGGGTTGTTGATCTCCAGGGCTGAACCAAGGCATAAGCAAGAAATAGTAAGGTTGCTTAAAGAGGATGGTGAAGTTGTTGCTATGACTGGAGATGGAGTAAATGATGCACCTGCCTTAAAGTTGGCTGATATTGGCATAGCAATGGGTATTGCTGGGACAGAG GTTGCCAAGGAAGCCTCTGACATGGTGTTAGCAGATGATAATTTTAGCACTATTGTTGCTGCTGTCGGCGAAGGCAGGGCCATTTACAACAACATGAAGGCTTTTATCAG GTACATGATCTCCTCAAATATTGGTGAGGTTGCCTCTATATTTTTGACCGCTGCTTTGGGTATTCCAGAAGGAATGATCCCCGTTCAGCTTCTCTGGGTTAATTTGGTCACTGATGGGCCTCCAGCAACAGCGTTAGGGTTCAATCCCCCAGACGGAGATGTAATGAAAAAGCCTCCTAGAAGGAGCGATGACTCCTTAATTAATACCTGGATCTTATTCCGTTACCTG GTGATTGGACTCTATGTTGGGATTGCAACAGTTGGTGTATTTATCATATGGTACACACATCACACATTCATGGGTATTGACCTTAGTGGAGATGGCCATAGTCTTGTCACTTACTCTCAGCTCGCAAACTGGGGCCAGTGTGGATCTTGGAAGGATTTTTCCGTGTCACCATTCACAGCTGGGTCGCAAGTGTTCAGCTTCGATGCAAATCCATGTGAATACTTCCGATCTGGAAAAATCAAGGCATCAACTCTCTCGCTTTCCGTATTGGTTGCCATTGAGATGTTCAATTCCCTCAACGCCCTCTCTGAGGACTGCAGCCTCTTGAGAATGCCCCCATGGGTCAATCCATGGCTCCTTTTAGCCATGTCTATTTCATTCGGCTTGCACGCTCTGATCCTTTACGTACCTTTCCTAGCTCAAGTATTTGGGATTGTTCCGCTCAGCTTTAACGAATGGCTTTTGGTACTGGCTGTGGCTTTCCCGGTCATTCTAATCGACGAGGTTCTCAAGTTTGTTGGGAGATGTACAAGAGGGTTGCGACGGTCTAATTCAACCAGACATTCAAAGCACAAGGCAGAGTAA